GTGGAAGCCCTCTACACCGCGCACGGAGAAAAGTGAGCGTTAGGTCGACACAAACAAATTACTAGCACCGATTAATGATGGGGATGAATGAGGTTTAAATCACATGGAAATGGTGCGGTTTATAGCAGGGAAGAAAAAGAAGATTTGGTTAGagtcaaaaagaaaaaaacaaggtGTGAATGGGCTGCACCTGCACACACAGACAGATCAGAGAGGAAGGCAAGGCGGATTCGTACGGCGGCGAAGAAAACCAGATTTGATTTGCAGCCGACGCGTCCGTCCCACCCTtcccttccccccccccctccccccgtcccgTCCGGCGGCGCAAAACTGAAACCGATCGATCGATCGAACCGATTCACACGCcaccgccgccccctcgccgccgaccTTCACTGGGTCCAGAGCTCGCCGCCATGGGGGACCTGGCCTCCACCTGCAAGGTCGGTCCCCATCTGATCCTCCCCTCTCTTGCTTCTTTGCTTGCCTGCGATTCACTCTCCGGTTCCGGGGGTCGGTCGTCTAGCTAATCTAATCTAATCTAATCTAATCCTGAGTTGCTCTACTCCTACTTGTTCAGGACAAGCTTGCCTACTTCAGGATCAAGGAGCTCAAGGACGTGCTCATCCACCTCTCCCTCCCCAAGCACGGCAAGAAGCAGGTATCCATCTCCCCCCTCCCCATACTACTCTACGTATCATATATCCTTGTTGATGGATCCACTACTAGTCTAGTCGTACCCATCACAAGTCCATCCGCTATTACACATTCAATGGATGGATCCACTCATGTTTCCAAATAACTAGTCTAGCCTCTAGCCACCATGACAACAGCATCCTGTAAATTCATTCCTGCAAACCGCAAGTTCATTCAGCTTCTCATATGCATGCTGCACGAGGTCTTATCCAATCATCCCATGTATGTGTTGTTGTTGCAGGACCTCGTCGACAGGATCCTCGCcctgctctccgacgaccaaggtCTGCCCACCTTCTTTCACCAACCCTCTCTGTGCCCCTGCAATGCACTTCTATCATCAACTTAAAACAATGCCACATTTTTTTTATCCTTGCAAAGCAGCCATAGCGTTTTTTTTTTGGGGGAAGAAAAATCACCTGCTACTTCCTAACTAGCTCTGGTATGTATGTGCCTGCCTCAGCCCAATGGCACCTTGGCCGAGGGAGGAAGAATGCGCCCAGCAAGGAGGCGGTCGTCAAAATAGTCAACGACATATACAGGTTAGCTAGCTTCCATGCCATTTACCCTTCTTTCCTTCCTATTTCAGTGCTACTGGTACTTGGGTTATCACACCATTCATTCATTGCCATAGCAGGAAGATGCAAGTCCACGGTCCTCCTGACCTCGTGGTATCTCCTGCTCCTGCTCAGAACCAGCTGCCTGTCACGACTGATTTCAGCCGCATCATCAAAGCCAAAAAGGAACAATTGGGCCCCGACTCTGGCTGCCTTTGTGGTCAATCCTTTGTTCTCGGGAATGTGGTCAAGGTGTGCCCATctgccctgccctggcctcctctgcCTGTCCTTCTCTCCAACATACAAAAAATGACCATGTTTTCTACACTTGTTTGATTATTTGTGTGCTTGCTTCTTCTAGTGCGACGACTGCCAAGTCCAGCAGCATATGGACTGCGTGCTCATTCCAGAGAAGCCTGCAGTGGGCGTGAGACCTGAAGCTCCAGAGCATTACTTTTGTCAGTTGTGCCGACTAATCCGAGCAGACCCGTATGCCCTCGTACAATCCACTTCTATTTGCTATTTCCTTCTGTGATTTGCCATCTTGACAAATATGATGCACCACTGTTACTGGAAACTCCGAAGCGATCAGACTATTTGTTGCTTCCAGCATTCAAAGTTAGCATGTCCAATCAAATCATGATCCTTATACATATACAACTCTACTGTTGTAACCTAGGTAGGGGTTTTAACGAACTTGTCAGGTCGAGAGTTGCATCAACTGTATGACTGATTGGTTGATTCAGACTCGTGTTATTTGCCAGTAGGCTGAAAAGGAACCTTCTCTCtaaaactttgttctagtatatcATGACAATATCTGAGGGAACAAGATTTAAGCCAATAAGTTTCCTATTGATTCTATAGAACTTTGTCTCCATTCCTGCATGGATTGCTTGGAATTGAAATATTTTCTGCACATTTGCTACAGTGACTATTTTGAACCTGCAGATATTGGATTACTACTGGAAATCCTTTACTACCTGTGAGACTGATTACAAATGATGGGTGAGTGTAACTTTATGGGCAATGTATTCCTTGATAGTCTGGTATCTGATACACTATAATCATCACTTACTGAGCATTTCAAATTATATTGGAAGGAGTGACCTTCTTTGTAGTAGAATACTCATCGTTGGCTTTGCCTGTCACACTATTATGTGCTACATTCAGTCCACAGTAATCTTACAGAATTCTCAACCATTTGCAGAATGAATGTTCCTCAGAGTGTGGATAGAACTTTTCTACTTACTCGAGCTGAGAGGGAGACTGTTCAGAGAGTGGAATATGATATTCAGGTTTGATTCCCTTTTCCTCTGAGACTGATTACTGTCATCCTTTACATTTTCTTTCCACAAGGGCAATGACACTTTAATAATGTCATATGGAAATTATTAGCAGTGCGATGCTGCTTTGTCATAACCTTTTCTAAAGGGGAGGGTGCTATGAAATTAACTGAGTGGCATGTTCATGATTGCTTGTCATGTTGTCAAAGGCAGAACTCCTAAAAGAGTACCAAATTGCAATTCTTTTTTGTGATTTTTAACCTTTTACCTGGTGCTTTTCTCTTCATTATGGATAAATGCACTTTCTAACGTTATGTTTGTACAAGGACAAAATTCCTATGTCATATGGAAATTAAGGAGTGTTATATTCTCGTTATAGGGTTAAACTCCCTAGTTGGTTGTTTGTAAAGACAACACACTAGTAGTTTTTTTTGTGTATGTTATGCAGCATGTCGCTGATGAGGGCATGCTCCTTTGCAGGTTTGGTGTATGCTTCTGAACGACAAAGTTCAGTTCAGGATGCACTGGCCTCAGAATGCAGACTTACAAGTGAACGGTACAGATTTTGCTTTTCAGCTTTCTCGTACAGTTGAGATCGCATATATGATTCATGAGGTCCTATTTTTGTGTCCTCAGACTGAGTTTGAATCATTTTTATACTCCAAAATAGAGGTAGACATATAGTACCTTGAAAGAGGCCCTTGAGACATGTTGTAGTTCACTAGTATCAAGTAGTGAATTTATCAATTTATTTTTTGAAGCTTTTATTTGTTCATTTATAATTTTATATACTGTATGCAGATATGTACAGTGAGCCTTGTTTAGGTGTTGCAATGCATTTATCTTGGTAAAATCTTTTATGAGCAAGACATGGAGGATCATTCTTGATATTGGTTTCATGTTTTCATCAGGTATGCAAGTGCGAGTAGTTCCCAGGCCTAGCACTCAGTTACTAGGGATTAATGGACGGGATGATGGGCCGGTGGTGAGTGCACTCCTATTTCATCGTTAGTGCATCTTAACCAACAGAACTATGTCTATTATCTGTCTTTAGTCATCTTAAAGTTATCAGTTGCTTTTCTTGGCAATTCAATTTTTTTTGAGAAACAATTCAATTTAATTTAATTGTGAGTTCCCTTGTAAACAACATATCTGCACAGTTCAGAGCTTTTATGTTTTTGGACTGCTTTGCAGATAACAACCTTTTGCCGAGAAGGACAGAATAAAATAGTTTTATCAAGTGATGATGCCCGACCATTTTGTTTTGGGATCAGAATTGCAAAGAGGAGGACAGTTGACCAGGTTTTTTTTTCTCTCCTGTTACTTACCTAGCTGTTGAAGTGAATTGTAGAAGGTGCAAACTTTTCTGGCTTGCTGATGTTTGAGTTGCCTTTTCTGTGATGATTGGATTGCAATCTGAAAAACAATGATTTGTAAGTGGATCGTATATGTGCTCACAATAACTGAAACACTTAACATTGCCCCCCTAAATGTTCCTCAATAACAATTAATAAATCAGGTAACTTTGGTAAGCTCAATGGTCATTTCCCCCCTTTATGTTGATCAATTTTTCAACTTGTAGTTTCACAACCATATTTCTTTTTAACACATGTTTCGTTATGTTACTTCTAAACTTTGGATATTTTAAGTGATAATAAGCACGTTATCACCTATACTACAACATTACCTTTTCAGGTCCTAAACTTGGTGCCAAAGGAAGCTGATGGCGAGTCTTTTGAGGATTCTCTTGCTCGTGTTTGTCGCTGCCTCAGAGGTGGAAATACTACAGATGATGCTGACAGCGATAGTGATTTGGAAGTGGTTGCCGACTTCTTTCCTGTCAGCCTGCGTTGTCCTGTGAGCATTTGTCTACATATTTCCATTTTCATGTGTATGAGATGCCTTTTTGTTTCGAAATTTTAGAAAGAATACCATATATGAACAGTATCTATGTCGTTGATCAATGAGCTGGTTGTCTCTTGACACTGGCCTTTTGCATGCCACACTTTCCCTCTAGTTAAGAATGGCAGACCTTAAAAAAAGTTAAGATTACTGAGTTGACTCCAACCGAGTGGTTATCTAGCTGTATTTGGCTGCTATTTATTCATATATTATCACAACGTACAAACTAAGCTTTTCCACAGTGATTCACAGAATCCTGATATGCAAGTTTCAAGAGTTGATCATTTTTTTATCTGATAATATGTCACAGAATAGTGGATCCCGGATAAGGACCGCGGGAAGGTTCAAGCCTTGTGCTCATATGGGCTCTTTTGATCTGCAAACTTTTGTAGAGCTGAATCAACGGTCACGAAAGGTAAGATTTTATtcctccatatccataactaGGATCCCTACATAATGAACATTGTACTTTGGTCCAACTTGTGTGGTCCATTTAGCAATGGACAGGGTAATTATGATTGGTTGGTCCATTTAAATGCATACTTTCTTCAGATTGACGTGGCCCTATTTTTAAAGACTTGTTGGTTTTTGCAGTGGCAATGTCCAACATGTCTGAAGAATTATTCTGTTGAGAGCTTGATCATTGATCGGTATTTCAACCGGATCGCTTCTCTGGTAGGTTTGAACAAGTCTTATTCATTTTCTGTGTATTGTTAGCAGTTTTATGTTTTTCTTAGACTGTTCCTGTGATTCAGGTTCGGAATTGCGGTGAAGATGTCACTGAGATAGATGTGAAGCCTGATGGCTCTTGGCGTGTGAAGGGTGATGTTGAAGATATAAAATTGTCCCTGTGGCACCTGCCTGACGGCTCCCTTTGTGAACTGAAACAAGACTCTAAACCTGTTGCTGGTGATGTAAAATCTGAAACTTCAAAAATTGGCAGCAGGGGAAATGTAGGCCTAAATGGATTGTGGGAAGCTAGTAAAGCTGTTGACATAAAGCCCTCAAAGCCTATGAGCAGTAGCCATACTGGAATTTACAGGGATGCGGACTACCTAAGTGTGAGCGAGTGCAGCACGCAAATTGGTGAGATGTACAGAGTTGATGACAGGCCACAGCAACAGCTCGAAGATGCAGATGTCATTGTTCTCAGTGACTCCGATGATGACAATGTTGTGACAGTGTCTCCACCAGCTGCCTATAGTGATGTTGGTGGTTTGGGATTTGCTCCCATTTCTGCGCCAGGAGTTGCTGAAAGTTACCAGGAGGGTGGTGTAGTTGGGGGCCTTGGCCTCGATTTGTTCAACGACAACAGCGATATTTTTGACATAACTTCCTGGTCTGCGCAACCCCAACCAGAGCAAGGGTTCAATTTTTTCGGAAATGATGTTCTACTTGGTTCTCACAATTCATCTGATGCAGCGCCAAGTGCTTATACCCTTGGCTGCCACGCTGGCTCTAGTGATACTTCCATGGTTCGAGATCCTTCTACCTGCCATGTACGCACCAGAAGCTTGGTCGATAACTTGTTGCCTTTCGGCAATGATGATTCCTCTCTGCGAATTTTTCTTCCTATTCAACCATCTGGCGTTCCCGTTCAGGAAGAACGGAATGGGCATGACAACATGTCAAATGGGGTCCAGCCTGTTGATGACGATGAAGACGAAGATTGGATATCTCTTACACTTGCGGCTGGTGGAGGTAGTAATGAACAGTCTGAGGCAGCAGATACGGTGAGCACACAAGCACAAATCGCAGTGGAAGAGAGAAGGATGGAACCAGCAGACACGCTGAACCCACAAGCACAAATGACGGTGGAAGAGAGAAGGATGGAACCAGCAGATGTGTTGAACCCGCAAGCGCAAATTGCAGTGGAAGAGACAATGATAGAACCAGCAGATGCGTTGAACCCACAAGCACAGATTGCAGTGGAAGAGAGGGCGGAACCAGCAGATACGTTGAGCCCACAAGCACAAGTTACAGTGGAAGAGAGAAGGATGGAACTAGCAGACATTGTTAACCCACAAGCGCAAATTGCAGTGGAAGAAAGAAGAATGGAACTGCCAGATACGGTGAACCGGCAAGCACAAGCACAGATTGCACTGGAAGAGAGAAGGATGGAACCATTGAGTGATGCTGGTTCGTCTCTTTAATATGAGTTCAGTTTTATCTTTTGTGTTATTTATCTGTTTTTCTCCTGATTGATTAACTCTTCTGATAAACTGATTAAACTGGCCCAATATTTTGTGCCAGTGTTTAGTTCGTTTAGTGTGTGTTGACAGCctttgtttttcttttcgtcGTGTTGTTTGCAGAAGGCTCGCCTCCCAGCTTGAATGATGACAGGCGCAACAAAGGGAATTCGAAAACAAGGGCTGAAAAGATATTTTCTCCTCCGCGGCAGCCTCGATCCGTCAGGCCTCGACTAACGACACAGCAGTGACGTTGAGTAGTTCTTCTTTCTTACTTTGGATAGCTGTCATGATGTACTTGTGGCCCATGTAAAGAAGAACCAACATGAATGTTTTCATAGTTTAACCTGATGTACAAACTACAGAAGTTTCAAGTGCTGGAAATGAGGGTGTGCCTGAAGGACATCTGACGGTGAGTACAGCTCTCCTCTCCTAAGGATGCAAATTTGCAGTTTTGGGGAATAACGGGGATATTTAGGTTCAAATTGGATTGTTTTTAGATAAATATACCATGCAGACCATATAGATAGCTACTTGTTGAAGAAGGAAGAAATGTGCACATGACTCATTTTTCGGTTTAGTTTTGCTTCTCTTCTACCTAGAAGATACAGATGGCTCTAGTCTTCCCAACATCGATATGGAAGTATGCTATAATGCTATATAGGTTAACTGTCTTAGTCCATGGATGATATATCATATTGTGGTTTCGTTGATTCACATGCATTATTTCCTCTGTCCTAAACTGATTTCGGTTTATCAAGCTGGGAGATTCCAAAATAGGCATCTTATTTCAGTGATGGTGAAAACTGGGAAGATTTATCCAATATTTGTAGTAGTATATCTTTGTCGTTTAAGCTTGGCACAGTGAGTAGCATCATTCATGTAGTCCTTGTTTCTTTTCGTCGCATGGATATTCAGCTAGTGATGCATTCAAATTGTTTACCAGGTGATGAAGTGCAATTGAtcggaaaagaaaaaaaaatcgaCTGACGTGTTTGTGTTTTCAACATTGGTGCAGACATAACAGGAAGTGAGCAAGGAAGGCTTGATAGGTTTTGTGGCAGTCTGCAGCATATTGTACATTTGACCACCAGACTTATATAAATATATATGTGCCGTGCCGAAATGGAAGAAGGCAAACAAATAGAGATGTGGAGGTTTGTGTATCATTAAATTGTAATTAGGGGTTGGCTTGTGTGTTGCTAATTGAGATGCCCTAGTATACTTGGTACTCTTTCCGGAAATGAAATCCCTTATTTTTTCATGTTTGGAATTTTTTtcatgattattattattattacatTCAATTCCATGAAGGACAAATGCAGGTCATTCTTTTTATGCAACACACTATAAGCATGCGGTGAGTATATACATAATTCTGTTTGAATTTTTTGTTTGCGGCGGAAATTATGTCAGGTTGTGGATACCAAGTTACCAACTATTGCTTCATTCGCTCACCTGCACAAGTGTGAAAAATAAATCTACTTAGATACATTGTTGGTGTCTATCTATCTCCGGCCGTCCGGCCGTCCTAATTTTAGTTAGTCACCGgaatccatccatccatccataatTAAGCAAAGCAGGCAAGCAAAAGTAGGCTGCCTAGATGGTGATCCATCCTATCCTATAGCTTAGCTAAATCTGGTTTCTTTCCTTCTTCCCTCGCCGCCCGGGTAACAGCAAATCGATCGATCGATGCACGGCGGCCGGAGATGAGCTGCTTCTCATGCTTCAAGCCACCGcaggcggacgaggaggaggaggaggtggacaaGGCACCGGCGGGCTCCATCAAGCGGCTCGGCTCCCGGCGAAGAAGCCTG
The Aegilops tauschii subsp. strangulata cultivar AL8/78 chromosome 3, Aet v6.0, whole genome shotgun sequence genome window above contains:
- the LOC109773365 gene encoding E3 SUMO-protein ligase SIZ1 isoform X2, with amino-acid sequence MGDLASTCKDKLAYFRIKELKDVLIHLSLPKHGKKQDLVDRILALLSDDQAQWHLGRGRKNAPSKEAVVKIVNDIYRKMQVHGPPDLVVSPAPAQNQLPVTTDFSRIIKAKKEQLGPDSGCLCGQSFVLGNVVKCDDCQVQQHMDCVLIPEKPAVGVRPEAPEHYFCQLCRLIRADPYWITTGNPLLPVRLITNDGMNVPQSVDRTFLLTRAERETVQRVEYDIQVWCMLLNDKVQFRMHWPQNADLQVNGMQVRVVPRPSTQLLGINGRDDGPVITTFCREGQNKIVLSSDDARPFCFGIRIAKRRTVDQVLNLVPKEADGESFEDSLARVCRCLRGGNTTDDADSDSDLEVVADFFPVSLRCPNSGSRIRTAGRFKPCAHMGSFDLQTFVELNQRSRKWQCPTCLKNYSVESLIIDRYFNRIASLVRNCGEDVTEIDVKPDGSWRVKGDVEDIKLSLWHLPDGSLCELKQDSKPVAGDVKSETSKIGSRGNVGLNGLWEASKAVDIKPSKPMSSSHTGIYRDADYLSVSECSTQIGEMYRVDDRPQQQLEDADVIVLSDSDDDNVVTVSPPAAYSDVGGLGFAPISAPGVAESYQEGGVVGGLGLDLFNDNSDIFDITSWSAQPQPEQGFNFFGNDVLLGSHNSSDAAPSAYTLGCHAGSSDTSMVRDPSTCHVRTRSLVDNLLPFGNDDSSLRIFLPIQPSGVPVQEERNGHDNMSNGVQPVDDDEDEDWISLTLAAGGGSNEQSEAADTVSTQAQIAVEERRMEPADTLNPQAQMTVEERRMEPADVLNPQAQIAVEETMIEPADALNPQAQIAVEERAEPADTLSPQAQVTVEERRMELADIVNPQAQIAVEERRMELPDTVNRQAQAQIALEERRMEPLSDAEGSPPSLNDDRRNKGNSKTRAEKIFSPPRQPRSVRPRLTTQQ
- the LOC109773365 gene encoding E3 SUMO-protein ligase SIZ1 isoform X1, which gives rise to MGDLASTCKDKLAYFRIKELKDVLIHLSLPKHGKKQDLVDRILALLSDDQAQWHLGRGRKNAPSKEAVVKIVNDIYSRKMQVHGPPDLVVSPAPAQNQLPVTTDFSRIIKAKKEQLGPDSGCLCGQSFVLGNVVKCDDCQVQQHMDCVLIPEKPAVGVRPEAPEHYFCQLCRLIRADPYWITTGNPLLPVRLITNDGMNVPQSVDRTFLLTRAERETVQRVEYDIQVWCMLLNDKVQFRMHWPQNADLQVNGMQVRVVPRPSTQLLGINGRDDGPVITTFCREGQNKIVLSSDDARPFCFGIRIAKRRTVDQVLNLVPKEADGESFEDSLARVCRCLRGGNTTDDADSDSDLEVVADFFPVSLRCPNSGSRIRTAGRFKPCAHMGSFDLQTFVELNQRSRKWQCPTCLKNYSVESLIIDRYFNRIASLVRNCGEDVTEIDVKPDGSWRVKGDVEDIKLSLWHLPDGSLCELKQDSKPVAGDVKSETSKIGSRGNVGLNGLWEASKAVDIKPSKPMSSSHTGIYRDADYLSVSECSTQIGEMYRVDDRPQQQLEDADVIVLSDSDDDNVVTVSPPAAYSDVGGLGFAPISAPGVAESYQEGGVVGGLGLDLFNDNSDIFDITSWSAQPQPEQGFNFFGNDVLLGSHNSSDAAPSAYTLGCHAGSSDTSMVRDPSTCHVRTRSLVDNLLPFGNDDSSLRIFLPIQPSGVPVQEERNGHDNMSNGVQPVDDDEDEDWISLTLAAGGGSNEQSEAADTVSTQAQIAVEERRMEPADTLNPQAQMTVEERRMEPADVLNPQAQIAVEETMIEPADALNPQAQIAVEERAEPADTLSPQAQVTVEERRMELADIVNPQAQIAVEERRMELPDTVNRQAQAQIALEERRMEPLSDAEGSPPSLNDDRRNKGNSKTRAEKIFSPPRQPRSVRPRLTTQQ